One part of the Drosophila teissieri strain GT53w chromosome 3R, Prin_Dtei_1.1, whole genome shotgun sequence genome encodes these proteins:
- the LOC122619227 gene encoding phospholipid phosphatase 5 isoform X2, with protein sequence MPAGKDSRESRQTLSDSSTEDVGHTGSMTKSNDEMWRNELAMNADSTYAQPEKREERSPSTGNSNRKISDAVDVVLRVLLVIAFFKLETMTAFKREIHEEELWLYKNPRRPDIVRGGELLFWVIVAPFLVTVAFYWYTKDIRDFRAASWAWTLALCMNGIPTSVLKITVGRPRPDYFYRCFPDGVMVLNTTSSGLDSFSLDFNCTGHSGDINEGRKSFPSGHSSFAFASFGFIAYYIGAKLHAFDIRGRGQTWRLCIAVIPLFIALLVAVSRTCDYHHHWQDVTFGGLIGLFAGYISYRQYYPSIFRPDAGKALVRWPSREGKYQRLSGKNENESRDDRADGDPVRRPLLAGKEGSKWY encoded by the exons ATGCCTGCGGGCAAGGATAGTCGAGAATCCAGGCAAACCCTCAGCGACAGTTCCACAGAGGACGTCGGACACACAGGATCGATGAccaagtccaatgacgaaATGTGGCGCAATGAACTTGCTATGAACGCGGACAGCACTTACGCTCAGCCCGAAAAGCGAGAGGAACGAAGTCCCAGCACAGGGAACTCCAATAGGAAGATCAGCGATGCCGTAGATGTTGTACTCCGCGTTCTCCTTGTCATTGCCTTCTT CAAGCTGGAGACGATGACAGCTTTTAAGCGGGAAATCCATGAGGAAGAGCTGTGGCTATACAAGAATCCAAGGAGGCCGGACATCGTCAGGGGCGGGGAACTGCTCTTCTGGGTGATAGTGGCTCCCTTTCTGGTCACTGTCGCCTTCTATTGGTACACAAAAGACATACGGGACTTCAGAGCCGCCAGCTGGGCCTGGACATTGGCCCTGTGCATGAATGGCATCCCCACAAGCGTATTAAAGATAACAGTGGGGCGGCCCAGGCCAGACTACTTTTACCGCTGCTTTCCTGATGGCGTAATGGTGCTTAACACAACGTCAAGTGGCTTAGACAGTTTCAGCTTGGATTTCAATTGCACAGGTCATTCGGGCGATATAAACGAAGGCCGCAAGAGCTTCCCCAGCGGGCACTCTTCGT TCGCCTTTGCTAGTTTTGGTTTCATAGCCTACTACATTGGCGCCAAGCTGCACGCTTTCGATATCCGGGGACGCGGACAGACCTGGCGGCTCTGCATCGCAGTGATACCTTTGTTCATCGCACTGCTGGTTGCAGTTAGTCGCACCTGCGACTACCATCACCACTGGCAGGATGTGACCTTCGGCGGCCTGATTGGTCTCTTTGCAGGCTATATAAGCTACAGACAATACTATCCCTCCATTTTCAGACCTGATGCCGGCAAAGCACTGGTCAGGTGGCCCAGCAGAGAGGGAAAGTACCAGCGACTATCAGGaaagaatgaaaatgaaagtcGTGATGATCGAGCTGACGGCGATCCGGTGCGGAGACCTCTCCTCGCTGGCAAGGAAGGGTCCAAATGGTACTAA
- the LOC122620444 gene encoding GTP-binding protein Rheb homolog, with protein sequence MPTKERNIAMMGYRSVGKSSLCIQFVEGQFVDSYDPTIENTFTKIERVKSQDYIVKLIDTAGQDEYSIFPVQYSMDYHGYVLVYSITSQKSFEVVKIIYEKLLDVMGKKYVPVVLVGNKTDLQPERTVSTEEGKKLAESWRAAFLETSAKQNESVGDIFHQLLILIENENGHPQEKSSCLVS encoded by the exons ATGCCAACCAAGGAGCGCAACATAGCTATGATGGGCTACCGATCCGTGG GCAAATCGTCGCTATGCATACAGTTCGTGGAGGGCCAGTTCGTGGACTCCTATGACCCCACTATCGAGAACA CCTTCACAAAGATCGAGCGCGTAAAATCGCAAGACTACATCGTGAAGCTCATCGACACGGCGGGCCAGGACGAGTACAGCATATTCCCGGTGCAGTACAGCATGGACTACCACGGATACGTCCTGGTATACTCGATAACCAGCCAAAAGTCTTTTGAAGTGGTGAAGATCATATACGAGAAGCTGCTGGATGTGATGGGCAAGAAATA TGTACCTGTGGTGTTGGTCGGCAACAAGACCGATCTGCAACCGGAACGAACCGTTTCCACGGAGGAAGGCAAGAAGCTGGCCGAGTCCTGGCGAGCAGCATTTCTTGAAACGTCTGCCAAACAGAACGAG TCCGTGGGAGATATATTTCATCAGCTGCTGATCCTCATAGAAAACGAGAACGGCCATCCTCAGGAGAAAAGTAGTTGCCTTGTTTCGTAG
- the LOC122619229 gene encoding RNA-binding protein 42 codes for MGTKRRNIEDELSRFEAEISKPPARNLFVPNQVRPIIAANTYHNTQHKLQHHQGIGGSRLTVPPPPIPPPPTFMSTFVPTGSGGGSSASSKPMSATPVVLSSAPKLYQCRQSVRVPTVAVATSIDINAVSFDVTQKLKKLKAEKSGPNPIAEEAIKAARASSALQSFQTTERKKKDRKTVRIAGGTVWEDTSLADWPDDDFRIFCGDLGNDVNDEVLTRTFNKFPSFQRARVVRDKRTGKSKGFGFVSFREPADFIRAMKEMDGRYVGSRPIKLRKSTWRQRSLDVVKKKEREKQVLLQAFNSMT; via the coding sequence ATGGGTACAAAGCGTCGCAACATCGAGGATGAGCTCTCACGCTTCGAGGCGGAGATCTCGAAGCCTCCCGCCCGCAATCTCTTCGTGCCCAACCAGGTGCGCCCGATCATAGCCGCCAACACATACCACAACACGCAGCACAAGTTGCAGCATCACCAGGGAATTGGAGGATCGCGTCTGACAGTACCCCCGCCCCCGATCCCGCCCCCACCCACATTTATGTCAACCTTTGTGCCTACGGGCAGTGGAGGTGGCTCCTCTGCCAGCTCCAAGCCAATGTCGGCCACTCCCGTAGTCCTGAGCAGCGCCCCCAAGCTTTATCAGTGCCGGCAGTCTGTGCGCGTGCCTACCGTGGCCGTCGCGACCTCCATTGATATCAACGCCGTCTCTTTTGACGTGACGCAAAAGCTGAAGAAGCTTAAAGCGGAGAAGTCCGGACCCAATCCTATTGCAGAAGAGGCCATTAAGGCGGCGCGCGCATCATCGGCGCTGCAATCCTTCCAGACAACGGAGCGGAAGAAGAAGGACCGCAAGACTGTACGTATCGCTGGCGGCACAGTGTGGGAGGATACTTCGCTGGCTGACTGGCCCGATGATGACTTCCGCATTTTCTGCGGTGACTTGGGAAACGACGTCAACGACGAGGTCCTCACCCGGACCTTCAACAAATTCCCATCGTTCCAGCGGGCTCGGGTAGTGCGGGACAAGCGCACGGGCAAGAGCAAGGGATTCGGCTTCGTGAGCTTCAGAGAACCAGCCGACTTTATACGGGCGATGAAGGAGATGGACGGTCGCTATGTGGGCAGCCGACCTATCAAGCTGCGCAAGAGCACGTGGCGACAACGCAGCCTTGACGTGGTTAAGAAAAAGGAGCGCGAAAAAcaggtgctgctgcaggcGTTCAACTCCATGACCTGA
- the LOC122619227 gene encoding phospholipid phosphatase 5 isoform X1, whose translation MPASCKADLRSRRCENPIDRNGNIGGTAKQQATNTKPKLTTNYSQRTNEMPAGKDSRESRQTLSDSSTEDVGHTGSMTKSNDEMWRNELAMNADSTYAQPEKREERSPSTGNSNRKISDAVDVVLRVLLVIAFFKLETMTAFKREIHEEELWLYKNPRRPDIVRGGELLFWVIVAPFLVTVAFYWYTKDIRDFRAASWAWTLALCMNGIPTSVLKITVGRPRPDYFYRCFPDGVMVLNTTSSGLDSFSLDFNCTGHSGDINEGRKSFPSGHSSFAFASFGFIAYYIGAKLHAFDIRGRGQTWRLCIAVIPLFIALLVAVSRTCDYHHHWQDVTFGGLIGLFAGYISYRQYYPSIFRPDAGKALVRWPSREGKYQRLSGKNENESRDDRADGDPVRRPLLAGKEGSKWY comes from the exons ATGCCCGCTAGTTGTAAAGCGGACCTACGAAGTCGCCGCTGCGAAAATCCAATCGACCGCAACGGCAATATCGGAGGCACAGCCAAGCAGCAG gCGACAAACACCAAACCAAAGCTGACAACGAATTATTCCCAAAGGACTAACGAAATGCCTGCGGGCAAGGATAGTCGAGAATCCAGGCAAACCCTCAGCGACAGTTCCACAGAGGACGTCGGACACACAGGATCGATGAccaagtccaatgacgaaATGTGGCGCAATGAACTTGCTATGAACGCGGACAGCACTTACGCTCAGCCCGAAAAGCGAGAGGAACGAAGTCCCAGCACAGGGAACTCCAATAGGAAGATCAGCGATGCCGTAGATGTTGTACTCCGCGTTCTCCTTGTCATTGCCTTCTT CAAGCTGGAGACGATGACAGCTTTTAAGCGGGAAATCCATGAGGAAGAGCTGTGGCTATACAAGAATCCAAGGAGGCCGGACATCGTCAGGGGCGGGGAACTGCTCTTCTGGGTGATAGTGGCTCCCTTTCTGGTCACTGTCGCCTTCTATTGGTACACAAAAGACATACGGGACTTCAGAGCCGCCAGCTGGGCCTGGACATTGGCCCTGTGCATGAATGGCATCCCCACAAGCGTATTAAAGATAACAGTGGGGCGGCCCAGGCCAGACTACTTTTACCGCTGCTTTCCTGATGGCGTAATGGTGCTTAACACAACGTCAAGTGGCTTAGACAGTTTCAGCTTGGATTTCAATTGCACAGGTCATTCGGGCGATATAAACGAAGGCCGCAAGAGCTTCCCCAGCGGGCACTCTTCGT TCGCCTTTGCTAGTTTTGGTTTCATAGCCTACTACATTGGCGCCAAGCTGCACGCTTTCGATATCCGGGGACGCGGACAGACCTGGCGGCTCTGCATCGCAGTGATACCTTTGTTCATCGCACTGCTGGTTGCAGTTAGTCGCACCTGCGACTACCATCACCACTGGCAGGATGTGACCTTCGGCGGCCTGATTGGTCTCTTTGCAGGCTATATAAGCTACAGACAATACTATCCCTCCATTTTCAGACCTGATGCCGGCAAAGCACTGGTCAGGTGGCCCAGCAGAGAGGGAAAGTACCAGCGACTATCAGGaaagaatgaaaatgaaagtcGTGATGATCGAGCTGACGGCGATCCGGTGCGGAGACCTCTCCTCGCTGGCAAGGAAGGGTCCAAATGGTACTAA